The genomic region CACCGACCCGGGGCAGATCGTCGTGGCCGGCGACAACCTGTTCGCCGGTTACTGGCCGGACGGCCGCGACGGCCCGGACGCCGACGGCTGGTGGCCTACCGGCGACGTCGCCTACGCCGACGCCGACGGTGACCTCTTCCTCGTCGACAGGCTCGGCGAGCTGATCCTGGTGAACGGGTTCAACGTCTATCCGCGCGAGGTGGAGCTGGTGCTCGGCGGGCACCCCGGGGTGGCCGAGTCGGCGGTACTGGGTGTGCCGCACCCTCGGACCGGCGAGACTGTGCGGGCGTACGTGGTGCCGGCACAGGGGCGGCCGGTGACAAGCGAGGAGTTGCTCGCCCACTGCGCACGGAACCTGGCCCGGTTCAAGTGCCCGACCGCCGTCGAGTTCGTCGACGCCCTGCCACACTCGGCGATCGGCAAGGTACGCAAGATCCAGCTCCGGTCGGCGACGCCAGCCGGCCCGCCCGCATCCGCCGACACCCGCACGGAGGTAACCGATGGCCAGTGACGCCCGGCTCGCTCTGATCACCAGGCCCGGTTGCCATTTGTGCGACGACGCCAAGGCGGCGCTCGACCGGGTGGTGGCGGTCACCGGCGACAGGTGGGTCGAGTGGGACGTGAGCGACAACCAGGACCTGGAACGGGAGTACGGGGACCGGCTGCCGGTGGTGATGCTCGACGGCAAGGAGCACGGCTACTGGCGGGTGGAGGAGGACCGGCTGCTGCGGGACCTGACCACCCCCCAGCTCTGAATCGCACCTATGGTGCTCGGATGAGCCCTGCGCACCCCCACCTGGTGTGGGACTGGAACGGCACCCTGCTCAACGATCTCAGCCTGGTGGTGACCGCCACCAACGCCGCGTTCGCAAGCGTGGGAGGGCCGTCGGTCACCTCCGAGGAGCATCGGACGAGGTTCCGCAGGCCGATCGCCGACTACTACGCCGAGGTGCTCGGCAAGGCCGTCGACGACGAGGCGTTCGGCCGGCTGGACCGGATCTTCCACGACGCGTACCGAACCGGTCTGACCACCTGCGAGCTTGCCGCCGACGCGCAGACGGCGATGGCCAGCTGGGAGGGCAGCCAGAGCCTGCTGTCCATGTGGTTCCACGAGGAGCTGGTGCCGACAGTGCACACCTACGGGTTGACCGGCCGGTTCATCAGGGTGGACGGGCTGCGGGCCACGGTCGGTGGCGGACGCAAGGCCGAGTCGCTCGAACGGCACCTGGCCGAGCTGGGCGTGGACGGCAGCTCGGTGGTGCTCATCGGCGACTCCATCGACGACGCGGACGCCGCGCTGGCCGTCGGCGGCCGGGCGGTGCTCTACACCGGCGGCTTCACCGACCCGGCCCGGCTGCGCGCCTCCGGCCACCCGGTCGCCGACACCCTCACCGACGCGGTGGCACTGGCCACCGGCAAGGTCAGTTCCGCAGGTACGTGAGGACGGCAAGCACCCGCCGGTGCTGCTCGGTGTCCGGTGGGAGGGTGAGCTTGGTGAAGATGTTGCGCACGTGCTTCTCCACCGCGCCGTCGCTGACAACGAGGGCGCGGGCGATCGCCGTGTTGGACCGCCCCTCGGCCATCAGGGACAGCACCTCGCGTTCGCGCGGGGTCAGCTCGCGCAGCGGGTCGTCCCGGCGTCGGCGTGCGAAGAGCTGGCTCACCACCTCCGGGTCGAGCACAGTACCGCCGGCCGCCACCCGGCGCAGCGCGTCCAGGAACTCCTCGATAGCGGCCACCCGGTCCTTGAGCAGGTAGCCGATCCCGCCGCCGGACCCGCCCGCGGTGGCCAGCAGGTCGTCGGCGTACGACACCTCGACGTACTGGGAGAGCACCAGGATCGGCGTACGCGGCACCAGCCGGCGGGCCTCCACCGCCGCCCGCAGCCCCTCGTCGGTGTGTGTCGGTGGCATTCGGACGTCGACGATCGACACGTCCGGCCGGTGCTCCACCACCGCCTCGACAAGCGCGTCGCCGTCGCCGACGGCGGCCACCACCTGGTGCCCACTCTCGGTCAGCAGCCGCACCAGCCCTTCCCGGAGCAGGACGGCGTCGTCCGCGATCACGATGCGCATGGGTGTGGTGTCTACCACGTCGGGACTCCCGTGCGGGTCTCGATGCTCGCTCACAGTGGGAGATCGGCCCGGATCTCGGTGGGCCCACCGGTGGGGCTGATCACTGTCAGCTCGCCACCGGCAGCCCGGACCCGGTCGGCGATGCCGGCCAGACCGTGCCCCTTGGCCAGGTCGGCGCCGCCCTGCCCGTCGTCGCCCACCCGTACCTGGAGGTGGGTGCCGTGCCGGGTCACGGCGACAGTGGCCTCGGTGGCCCGGCTGTGCTTGGCGATGTTCGTCAGCGCCTCGGCCACCACGAAGTACGCGGTGTTCTCCACCGCCGGGTCGAGCCGCCCGCCGGGCGTGCCGAGCTGCGGGTCCACCTGTAGCTCGATGGGGATCAGCCCTCGGCCGGCGAGCGCGGCCAGGGCGCTGGGCAGCCCTCTGTCGACCAGGATCGGCGGGGCGATGCCCCGGGACAACGCCCGCAGTTCAGCGAGGGTGTCCCGGGTCTGGGTGACCGCCTCGTCGATGGTCCGGCCGGCGGCCTCCGGGTCGGAGGCGAGCTGGAGCCGGGCCCGGCTGAGGTCCATCGCCAGCCGGACCAGGCGCTGCTGGGGGCCGTCGTGGATGTCGCGTTCCAGCCGACGCAGGGCGGACGCCTCGGCGGACACGGCGGCGCGCTTCTGCTCCTCCAGCACTGTGATCCGGTCGCGCATCTCGGCCACCCCGGTCAGCATGGCCTTGGCGAAGCTGGCCTGGAGCAGCGCGCAGCCCCGGACCACGATCGGCAGCGTGATCAGGAAGAACACCCCGAGCGCGGTGTACAGCCCGATCCGGGCGGTTGTCGAGTCGCCCAGGCCGAGCAGTTGTGCCAGGTCGCTGTCTCCGTCGGCGTCGGCCTGGGGCAGCGCCCAGTCGTACGCCCAGTAGAGGGAGCCTGCGATCGCGGCGGCCCACCACACCAGGGTCACCACGAAGGTGCCCACCGCCGCGACCAGCCGCAGGATGCCGTGCGCAAGATCGAGCCAGGACTGGGCGTCCCGGATCGGTACGAAGATCCGCCGCCAGGCGTTCGCTCCCGCTTCGGGTAGCCGGTAGTGCGGCCGGATCCGGGGCTGCCGGAGGACTGCGGGCAGCCGCAGTCGCTCGATGTCGGCGAGCCCACGGGCGGCGTACAGGGTGCCGCTGAGGATCGGCAGGCCGATCACTGTGACCACCAGACCGACGCCGACCGCGAGGCCCACGACGAGGACGACGAAGCTGGCCACGGCCAGGGGGAGGCCGAGCAGCACGTACCCGGAGTCGACGAAGAGCTGGCGGGGAATGCTCGGTGCCAGCGTCCGGGGATCGCTGGCGGCGGTAGCGGCGGTCATGCCAAAAGGCTAGGCACCGAGGCTGCCCGTCCCCATCCCGAAGCCCAGCCTCTCTCCCGTAGTGCTGTCCCTACCCCGACCTCCTCCGGCGCGTCGATCTTGCATTTGTGGTCGCCAGATTGCCCGGTATGGGGCTACTGCGGGGGCAGCAACTGCAAGATCGCGGAGTTAGTGACGCACGGCGCGGAATTAGTCAGAGAAGTCGGGATTGAGCAATAATCGCCCCGAGCGGCCGACAGTCGGTCGGCTGCTGAATCGATCTTGCGAAAGGGAGGTGCTGGTGAGGCCGCGTCACGGGGCGACAAGATCGCGATTTGTGCACGTCTTCACAAGCGCCTACTCTGTAGTTCCGACGCGCCCTGCTAGCACAGCCGGCAATCTCGGTCGCCAGCGGGAGTCCACAAGCGGCCGACCTGCGACGTTGGCCGAGGATCGCACCGCACGGAGTCTCATGAGTCAGCACCGTCACCCAGGCGCGTCCGGCCGCGCCGGTGCCGTACCGACGCTCCCGGACCTACCCGAGGCGACCGTCGCTCGGCTCCCGGAGTACCTGCGCGCGCTCCACAACCTCGCCGACGCCGGCCACGAGACGGTCTCCAGCGAGGGCCTCTCCGCCGCCGCCGGGGTCAACTCCGCAAAGCTCCGCAAGGACCTCTCGCACCTCGGCTCGTACGGCACCAGGGGTGTCGGCTACGACGTCGCGTTGTTGATCGAACAGATCGAGTATGTGCTCGGGCTCACCCAACGTCGCGCCGTCGCTCTGGTGGGCGTGGGTAATCTCGGTCACGCTCTGGCCGGCTACGACGGCTTCGCGGGCCGCGGTTTCCGGATCGTGGCGCTGCTCGACGCCGACCCGTCCCGTGTCGGCGAAGAGATCAATGGGCTGACTGTCCGACATGTCGACGAGCTTCCGGCGGTCGCCGCTGCGGAATCGCTGGCCATCGGCGTGATCGCCACCCCCGCCGCGGCCGCCCAGAGCGTCGCCGACCAGCTTGTCGCGGTCGGCGTGACGAGCATCCTCAACTTCGCGCCGTGCGTACTCTCGGTGCCGGAGGGAGTCGACGTGCGCAAGGTCGACCTCGCCATCGAGCTGCAGATTTTGTCCTTCCACGAGCACCGCAAGGCGTCGCTGATCGCGCTGCCCGCCACCGGCGGGTCCGCCCTCACCGCTCTGCCGGGCGGGCTCGCGACCACCGACACCCAGGAGGCGATCGGCACGTGAAACTGCTTGTCGTCGGCGCGTCCTACCGGACCGCCCCGGTCGCCACGCTGGAGCAGCTGGCCGTACCCCCAGCCGACCTCACCCGCACCCTCGACCGCCTGGTCGCTCAGCCGTACGTGAGCGAGGCGGTGCTCGTCTCCACCTGCAACCGGGTGGAGGTCTACGCCGCCGTGTCCGGTTTCCACGGTGGGCTCGGCGACATCTGCGCCGTCCTGGCCGAGCAGGCCGGCTGCCAGCCGGCGGCGCTCGCCAGTCACCTGTACGTGCACTACGACACCGCAGCCGTGGACCACGTCTTCCGGGTCGCCAGCGGTCTCGACTCGATGGTGGTCGGCGAGGCGCAGATCCTCGGCCAGTTGCGTGACGCCTACCACTGGGCCAGCGGCGCCGACTCGGCCGGCCGTCTGCTGCACGAGCTGATGCAGCAGGCGCTGCGGGTCGGCAAGCGGGCCCACTCCGAGACCGGCATCGACCGGGCCGGCCAGAGCGTGGTCACCGCCGCACTGGAGCTGGCCGCCGGGCACCTCGACGGCGACCTCGCCGACCGTCCCGCCCTGGTGATCGGTGCCGGTGCGATGGGTTCACTCGGGGTGGCCACGCTGTCGCGCCTGGGTGCGGGGCCGCTCACCGTCACCAACCGGGGCCTCGACCGGGCCGTCCGGCTCGCCCAGTCGTACGGGGCGGGCGCCGCGCCGATGACCGAGCTGACCGACACCCTTTCCACAGTGGACATCGTAGTGGCCGCCACCGCGTCCGCTGAACCGGTCCTCACCCGCCAGGTGGTCACCGCCGCGCTTGCCGAGCGGGACCTGGGCCGGGGCCCGCTGGTCCTGCTCGACCTCGCCGTGCCGCGCGACGTCGAGGAGGGCGTCGCCGAGTTGCCCGGCGTCGAGGTGATCGACATCGACCGGATGGCAGGGCTGCTCGCCGACGGTCCCGCCGCCGCCGACACCGCCGCCGTCGAGCAGATCGTGCTCGGCGAGGTGGAGAGCTTCCTCACCTGGCTGCGCGGCGCCGACGTGGCACCCACCGTGGCCGCGCTGCGCGGCCGGGCCGACGACGTCGTCACCGCCGAGCTACGCCGGTTGGCCCAGCGTCGCCCCGACCTCGGCGACGACCTGCGCGCCGAGGTGGCCCGCACCGTGCACCGGGTGGTGCAGCGGCTGCTGCACCAGCCCACCGTCAAGGTCCGCCAGCTCGCCGCCGAGCCCGGCGGCGACCAGTACGCGGCACTGCTGCGTGAGCTGTTCGACCTTCAGGTGCCGCAGACCTCGCCGGTGGACACCGTCCCCGACGTGCTGACCCCCGACCTCGGTGCGGCGCTCGCGGGCGTCGACCCGACGGTCGGCGCGGACACCCCCGACCCCGCCCCGCCCACCGGAGGTGCCCGATGACCGCCCCCCTGCGACTCGGCACCCGGGGCAGCGCCCTGGCGATGGCCCAGTCCGGTCAGGTCGCCGAGGCGCTGACCGCCGCCACCGGCCGGCCGGTCGAGCTGGTCGAGGTGCTCACCGCCGGCGACCAGTCCAACGCGCCTGTACACCGGCTCGGCGTCGGGGTGTTCGTCTCCGCGCTGCGCGACGCGCTCACCGCCCGGACCATCGACTTCGCTGTGCACTCCTACAAGGATCTGCCCACCGCGAGCGACGGCGGGTTGCTCGTCGCGGCCGTTCCGCCCCGGCAGGATCCGCGCGACGCGCTGATCGCCCGCGACGGTCGGACGCTCACCGAACTGGCACCCGGGGCGACAGTGGGCACCGGCGCGCTGCGTCGCATCGCCCAGTTGAACGCCCTCGGCCTGCAACTTGAGGTCACACCGATCCGCGGCAACGTGGACACCCGCCTGGCCCGGGTGCTCGGCCCCGACGCCGACCTGGACGCCGTCGTACTGGCGCGGGCCGGGCTTGCCCGACTCGGTCGGGCCGATGTGATCACCGAGACGTTGGACCCGATGCTGATGCTGCCCGCACCCGCCCAGGGCGCGCTGGCCGTGGAGTGCCGGGCCGACGATCAGGACCTGATCGAGCTGCTCGCGCTGCTCGATCACGCACCGTCGCACGCCGCGGTCACCGCGGAACGCGCGTTGCTGGCAACCCTGGAGGCCGGGTGCAGCGCACCCGTCGCCGCCTATGCGGAACTCGCCGAAGGTGACACCGGCGATGAGATCTACCTGCGCGGGGCGGTGATCAGTCCGGATGGCACTCGTGACCTTCGGCTGTCCCGCACCGGAACGCCCGCCGACGCGGCGGAGATCGGTAAGGCACTCGCCGCCGAACTCCTCGAACTCGGCGCCGACTCGATCCTCGGCCACGAAGGACACACCGGCCCGGGGACCCAGGAATTTGGGAGCACAGAATGACCCGCACCCGTAAGCCCGTCGGTCGTATCGCATTCGTCGGGGCGGGCCCCGGTGACCCGGGCCTGCTGACCCGTCGGGCGCACGACGCCCTGGTAGACGCCGACCAGGTCATCTACGACCGGGGAGTCCCCGACTCCCTGCTCGCCGTCGTACGCGCCGAGGCCAGGGACGACGCCCAGTTCACGCCTGCCGAAGGCGCACCGGGGGACGTGGCGAAGGTGTTGATCTCCGCTGCCCGGTCCGGGCTGAACGCGGTGCACCTGGTGGCCGGCGACCCGTTCGGCCACGACTCGGTGGTCAAGGAGGTGCAGGCGGTGGCCCGCACCGCCGCCCACTTCGAGGTCGTGCCCGGTGTCGGCCAGGCCGAGGGCGTGGCCACCTACGCGGGTGTTCCGTTGCCTGGCGTGCGTACGGCCGCCGACGTCGAGGACGTCACAGCGCTGGACTTCGAGGCGCTGGCCGCTGCCGTCGGTCGGGGTTCGCTCGCGCTCGCTGTGGACGCCGGTGATCTCGCCGCCGTCCGGGACGGTCTGCTGGCCGCCGGGATCGACGGCACCACGGGCGTCGGGGTGACCGGCGACGGCACCGGCGAGACCCAGTACACGACGACGTCGACAGTTGACAGCTTCGTGGCCGCCGCGCTCGGCTTCACCGGCCGGGTGGTGCTCACCATCGGTGCCGGTGTGGGGCAGCGCGACAAGCTGAGCTGGTGGGAGAACCGCCCGCTGTACGGCTGGAAGGTGCTCGTACCGCGTACCAAGGAGCAGGCCGGCGCGATGAGCGCCCGGCTGCGGGCGTACGGGGCGATCCCGTGTGAGGTGCCGACCATCGCTGTCGAGCCGCCGCGTACCCCGGCGCAGATGGAGCGGGCCGTCAAGGGCCTTGTCGACGGCCGGTACGCCTGGGTGATCTTCACTTCGGTCAACGCGGTCCGCGCGGTCTGGGAGAAGTTCGCCGAGCACGGGCTGGACGCCCGGCACTTCGGCGGCGTCAAGATCGCCTGCATCGGCGAGGCCACTGCGGACGCGGTCCGCGCGTTCGGCATCCAGCCGGAGCTGATCCCCGCCGGGGAGCAGTCCTCCGAAGGGCTGCTTGCCGAGTTCTCGCCGCACGACGAGATCCTCGACCCGGTGGGCCGGGTGCTGCTGCCGCGCGCCGACATCGCCACCGAGACGCTCGCCGCCGGGCTCACCGAGCGCGGCTGGGAGGTCGACGACGTGACCGCGTACCGGACGGTGCGGGCCGCGCCGCCGCCCGCCGAGATCCGGGACGCCATCAAGTCGGGCGGATTCGACGCCGTGCTCTTCACGTCCAGCTCGACAGTGCGCAATCTCGTCGGTATCGCGGGGAAGCCGCACGCCCGTACCGTTGTTGCTGTGATCGGGCCCAAGACGGCGGAGACCGCGACGGAGTTCGGCCTGCGGGTCGACGTCCAGCCGCCGCACGCCTCGGTGCCCGACCTGGTGGAGGCGCTCGCCGCCTACGCCGTCGAGTTGCGCGAGAAGCTGGCCGCCATGCCAGCCAAGCAGCGCCGCGGCTCGAAGGTGCAGGGGCCGACCGCCCTGCGCTTCCGGTAGCCGTCCGAGGAGGCCGAACATGTCGTACCCCGAGATCCGGCCACGCCGGCTGCGCCGCACCCCGGCGATCCGGCGGCTGGTGTCCGAGACCCGGGTCGACCCGGCCGAGCTGATCGTCCCGATGTTCGTCAAGGAGGGGCTGACCGAGCCCCGGGCCATCGCGTCGCTCCCGGGGGTGCTCCAGCACTCCCGGGACTCGCTGCGCAAGGCTGCCGCCGAGGCGGTCCAGGCCGGTGTCGGCGGGATCATGCTCTTCGGGGTGCCCGAGCGGCGTGACCCGACAGGCTCCGGCGGCATCGACCCGAACGGCATCCTGAACGTCGCCATCCGCGACGTGGTGGCCGAGGTGGGCGACAACACCGTAGTGATGGGCGACCTGTGCCTGGACGAGTTCACCTCGCACGGGCACTGCGGGCTGCTCACCCCCGGCGGTGAGGTGGACAACGACGCCACCCTGGCCGCGTACGCCGAGATGGCGGTGGCCCAGGCCGCCGCCGGGGTCGGCGTGGTCGGGCCGTCCGGCATGATGGATGGCCAGGTCGGCGTCATACGCCGGGCGCTCGACGCGGCCGGCTACCAGGACGTGGCAGTGCTGGCGTACGCCGTGAAGTACGCCTCGGCGTTCTACGGTCCGTTCCGGGACGCTGTGGAGTCGGCGCTGGAGGGCGACCGACGCACCTACCAGCAGGACCCGGCCAACCTGCGCGAGTCGCTGCGCGAGGTGGCGCTTGACGTCGCCGAGGGCGCCGACATGGTGATGGTCAAGCCGGCGCTGCCGTACCTCGACGTGGTGTCGGCGGTCCGGGCCGCGGTGGACGTCCCGGTCGCCGCCTACCAGGTCTCCGGGGAGTACGCGATGGTCGAGGCGGCCGCCGCGAACGGCTGGATCGACCGCGAGCGGGTGATTCTGGAGACGCTGACCTCGATCAAGCGGGCCGGAGCCCAGATCATCCTCACGTACTGGGCGGTCGAGGCCGCCCAGCTCCTGCGCGAGCGATACTGACCCCGAGGTCCGACCCCGGCCACGCTGTCTTCCGAGCGTGTGGGGGCGGTACCGGCTCGCGCACGGTTAGCGCGTCCTGACCGGGTATCCCGTCGACGGGCGGTGCGGTAGAGATTCCCGGACGTGCCGGCCCGCGGACCGACCGACCTGTGGACCCACCGGCAATAACGGCTTGCGGAGCGTAACCACATGACGAGCCGCCACCACGCCTCCTCCCGCCTTTGCTTTGCACCCATGACAGCGACGCTCACCCTCCGCTTTCGGCGCATATTGAGCTGCAGAGCAAAGGGGGCGGGCGTGGGGTGGTGTGTCTGCTGACGAGGATCGGAGCCTTCCTGGTCAGTCCGGTGGTGGGCCTGGCCTGGTCTGGCTGCCCGACGGGGGCAGCGTGCAGCCCTGTGACGCGCTGTAGCGGCGGCGTAATTGGCGCCGCAAGCACGGAAAGTTACCCGCCGAGCCGCAGGCGTTGTCCACAGGTCAGCTAGTTGTCCACAGGCCCGGCAAGCGGGATTGCGGCCAACTCCACCAGGCGGGACGGTGGCGGCATGAGTGATTCGTCTGCCGCACCCGAGCCGGCCCTCCTCACCGAGCCCTCCGATGCGCCTTGGCCGGCCGCCGGCATCGTTCGGGCGGTCCGCCGTCGCGCCGACCTGAGCCAGCGCGAGCTGGCCAGGTGGGCGGGTGTGCACCATGCCACCATTGGCCGAATCGAGGCCGGCCGCATGGTGCCGAGCATCGTCCTGCTCCGGCGCATCATCGGTGTGGTGGGCTGCCGGCTGGCCGTGGTGGACGAGTTCGGCCGGGTGCTGAAACCGATGCGGGACTGGCAGGACACGTACAACGGCGCCGAGCGTCGCTACCCGTCGCACCTCGACACCATTCTCGACCCTGAGCTGGGTGAGTGGTGGGCGGACATCTACGGGCTGGCCCGCCCGCCTGAGACGTTCTACCGCGACCGGGCAATTCGGGACGCGATGCGGCGCCTTAGCCAGTGGGAGGTGCGTGTGGCCCAACACCGGCACCTGCCCCGACCGCCGTGGCCCCCGCGCGGGGTGGTCTGACCTTGACACCAGTGAGGCCCGCCGGTCCGGAACGGACCTGCGGGCCTCACCGGGAACGCGCGACGTCAGTCGTCGTTGGTGATGGTGCCCACCGCCAGTGGATCGGCCAGGCGCAACCCGGGCACACCCGCCACCAGCAGCGTCAGCTTCTCGTCCGACTCCCGCTTGCGGTCACCGCGCACGGTCACCGGGAAGGCGACCGACGTCTGCCCGGCGGCAAGGGTCCGGCAACCGACGTACGGGTCGAAGTCCGAGCCGACCTGCGCGGTCACACCGACGGTGGCGGCGCAGACCAGCACCGGCTGGGACAGCGGCCGGGACACGGTGGCGGTGAAGGTGAGCTGCCGGGTTCCCTGGTTGCCCTCGACCACAGCCGTGTCGGCCACCGTCAACGACGCCCGCGAGCGGAACCGGGCCACCTGCGGGTCGTGGTCGCTGGAACCGCGCGACCCGTCAGCTGTGAACTCCGCCGGCCAGTCGGCGTTGATGTGCGCCGCCCGCACCTGCACCAGATCGCCGTAGAGCGCGTCGTTGACGAACAGATGGTCGAGCGTCTGCGCCTGCCCCTCGAAGCTGTACGAGTAGGCCGACGACGGCACGTCCGCGACCAGGTTGTCCCACAGGTTGTGCAGGCCCGCCTCGTACAGCGGGGCGAGCTGGTCCGACGGGGTGGGCTGGCTGCCCGTCGCGATCGGGTCGTCCGGACGCGGGAAGACGTTCAGGTCCCCGCCGTACACCACACGCGCGTGCGCGTCGGACGCCTCGATGGCGGTGACGATCGCCGCGCCGTACGCCGCCTGCTCCCGACGCTGCCCCACCCGGCTGTCGGGGCCGGAGGAGTAGTGGTTGCTCAGCGCGTACAGGGTGAACCGCTCGGTCGAGCCGGGTGCCGCGGCCACGCTGAACTTGCCCAGCTGGGGAGCGCGGGTGAAGACGTTGTTGCCGTCCCGCCCGGTGGAGGTGTCCACGTCTGCCGGCAGCACCGCGTTGAGGGCCTTCGGGTTCTGCACGTCGGCGTTGCCCGGCAACCCCGCAGCGCGGTACTGGACGGTCGGCGCCGACCCCAACAGCGGGTCGCCAGCCGTCGCTGCGGCAAGCGAGAGCCTGTCGGTGCGGTACAGGAAGGCAGCGGTGATGCCGCGGGCGTCCGCGCCGGTCCGGTCATAGGCAGCGGCGTACGCCGGCCCGCCGGCCGCCGCCACCGCGAGCGCCAGCTCCTGGATGCTGTCCGGCGCGCCGTCGGCGTTGTCGGTGTCACCGCAGGCCAGCACCGTCCCGGACACCGTGCAGATGTCCTGGTCCTCGGCCTCCTGCACCAGGATCAGATCCGGTGCGTGCAGATCCTTGACGATCTGGTCGGCGAGCGCGGTCAGGTGCTCCCGGTAGTCCGCCTCGCTGCTCGGCACGTAGTCGAACGGCGGGGTGACGCCGGTGCAGCCGGCGTTACCGGCGAAGTCGCAGCCGTCGAACGGGTCATCGCGGTAGTCGTACAGGTTCTCCACGTTGTAGGTGGCGACCGCCAGCTCCTGCGAGCGGTCGGCAGGCTTCGGCGGGCTGTTCCGCGACGGGTCGGCCCCGGCGGCGAAGTCCGCCTGCTCGACCTGCACGCCGTACTTCTCGAACGAGTAGTAGACGCCGCCCACCGCGTCCGCGCGCAGCGTGTCGAACGTGCGTACCGGGGGGAGCAGCGCGGCGCTGTCCCCGGCGGTGGCCTTCACGCCCATGCTGCCCAGCAGCACGCGCTGCCCGTTGCCGTCGTCGAAGCGCCGGGTCGGGTCGTTGTCCAGCGGGTGCGAGTCCCGGAAGACCCGCCGGGCGTACGGGTCGGCGCGGTCCAACAGCGGGTCGTCCCGGTCGACCACCCACAGCTCGGCGTCGGCTGTGGACGAGAAGACGTCCCGGCCGCTCACCGCGCCGCTGCCCGCGCGTACCCGCATCCGGGAGCCCTCGTGCCGCTCCCAGAAGCGCTGCGCGTCGGTCAACTCGACGGGCGGCACCGCGTCGGTCACCGCGACCGCCGAGTTCACATCCAGACCGGTGGCGATCCGGCGGACCAGCGAGGCACCGGAGAGCTGGGTGAAGTTGAAGTACTCCGACACCCGTGCCCGGAGCACCACCTCGTCGCCGACCGTCGGCACATAGCCGCCGATCAACGAGGTGAACGTGCCCATGAACACGAAGATGCCGTCGGAGCTGGTCGGGTCGCCGTCGGTGTCACCGGTGCGGCTCTGCAGGAAGAAACCATGCTGCTCCGCCCCGGCCGACGTACGCGCCCGGGTCAACTGGGTGATCACGCCGCGTACGTCGTACATCGTGCTGCTCGTGCCGTTGCCGCTCGCCGGCGCGAGCGGTGACCGGTCGGTCG from Micromonospora profundi harbors:
- the hemB gene encoding porphobilinogen synthase; amino-acid sequence: MSYPEIRPRRLRRTPAIRRLVSETRVDPAELIVPMFVKEGLTEPRAIASLPGVLQHSRDSLRKAAAEAVQAGVGGIMLFGVPERRDPTGSGGIDPNGILNVAIRDVVAEVGDNTVVMGDLCLDEFTSHGHCGLLTPGGEVDNDATLAAYAEMAVAQAAAGVGVVGPSGMMDGQVGVIRRALDAAGYQDVAVLAYAVKYASAFYGPFRDAVESALEGDRRTYQQDPANLRESLREVALDVAEGADMVMVKPALPYLDVVSAVRAAVDVPVAAYQVSGEYAMVEAAAANGWIDRERVILETLTSIKRAGAQIILTYWAVEAAQLLRERY
- a CDS encoding lamin tail domain-containing protein, whose amino-acid sequence is MRPRRTMAVLATATAAVTVAALGVAPTAASAAPTDLFISEYVEGSSNNKAIELFNGTGAAIDLAAGGYQLQLYFNGSTTATTIALTGSVAAGDVFVFASASAGAAILAQADQTTGAGLFNGDDAIVLRRGAAVLDSIGQVGVDPGTEWGAGVTSTADNTLRRLPSVTAGDTDPSDPFDPAAQWAGFPVDTFDGLGAHTVDDGGPVDVPATLTCGGPLVTASGTAATREVTATDPDDTIVDLAVTGVSPTPATGSITRTAVTPADGVGGTARATIGTSADLAAGAYTVTVTATDADGGSASCALAVQVTRELTVGEVQGPTTDAESGPTDRSPLAPASGNGTSSTMYDVRGVITQLTRARTSAGAEQHGFFLQSRTGDTDGDPTSSDGIFVFMGTFTSLIGGYVPTVGDEVVLRARVSEYFNFTQLSGASLVRRIATGLDVNSAVAVTDAVPPVELTDAQRFWERHEGSRMRVRAGSGAVSGRDVFSSTADAELWVVDRDDPLLDRADPYARRVFRDSHPLDNDPTRRFDDGNGQRVLLGSMGVKATAGDSAALLPPVRTFDTLRADAVGGVYYSFEKYGVQVEQADFAAGADPSRNSPPKPADRSQELAVATYNVENLYDYRDDPFDGCDFAGNAGCTGVTPPFDYVPSSEADYREHLTALADQIVKDLHAPDLILVQEAEDQDICTVSGTVLACGDTDNADGAPDSIQELALAVAAAGGPAYAAAYDRTGADARGITAAFLYRTDRLSLAAATAGDPLLGSAPTVQYRAAGLPGNADVQNPKALNAVLPADVDTSTGRDGNNVFTRAPQLGKFSVAAAPGSTERFTLYALSNHYSSGPDSRVGQRREQAAYGAAIVTAIEASDAHARVVYGGDLNVFPRPDDPIATGSQPTPSDQLAPLYEAGLHNLWDNLVADVPSSAYSYSFEGQAQTLDHLFVNDALYGDLVQVRAAHINADWPAEFTADGSRGSSDHDPQVARFRSRASLTVADTAVVEGNQGTRQLTFTATVSRPLSQPVLVCAATVGVTAQVGSDFDPYVGCRTLAAGQTSVAFPVTVRGDRKRESDEKLTLLVAGVPGLRLADPLAVGTITNDD
- a CDS encoding helix-turn-helix transcriptional regulator, whose amino-acid sequence is MSDSSAAPEPALLTEPSDAPWPAAGIVRAVRRRADLSQRELARWAGVHHATIGRIEAGRMVPSIVLLRRIIGVVGCRLAVVDEFGRVLKPMRDWQDTYNGAERRYPSHLDTILDPELGEWWADIYGLARPPETFYRDRAIRDAMRRLSQWEVRVAQHRHLPRPPWPPRGVV